In the Candidatus Eisenbacteria bacterium genome, one interval contains:
- a CDS encoding c-type cytochrome, producing the protein MEVLSWIASLAGVLSIVLFTYWVSRADRLKAKSLRNAFVIGFAFFSVFFVVFTIQTLSVIPKRTNAELMTPLVDSGKKAWHKYVCIDCHTLIGNGAYYAPDLTKAWDRFVGQAGGDKDAEDAMIGFLEDPPQATSHTRGMPNLHMSDDEAKSLAEFLKWIAGIDTNGWPPKPSKPIVALDPAG; encoded by the coding sequence ATGGAGGTGCTTTCCTGGATTGCGTCGCTTGCCGGAGTGCTTTCGATTGTGCTCTTTACGTATTGGGTCTCCAGGGCGGACAGACTCAAAGCGAAATCCTTGCGAAATGCTTTCGTGATTGGATTTGCGTTCTTCTCCGTTTTCTTCGTCGTGTTTACTATCCAGACTCTTTCCGTTATACCCAAGAGAACAAATGCAGAGCTCATGACACCTCTTGTTGATTCGGGCAAAAAGGCCTGGCATAAGTATGTCTGCATCGACTGCCACACGCTCATTGGGAACGGGGCCTACTACGCCCCCGATCTCACCAAGGCCTGGGACAGATTTGTCGGGCAAGCAGGCGGCGACAAAGACGCAGAAGATGCAATGATCGGTTTCCTGGAAGATCCGCCGCAGGCCACATCTCATACAAGGGGGATGCCAAACCTGCACATGAGCGACGATGAAGCCAAATCGCTTGCAGAGTTCCTCAAGTGGATAGCGGGAATTGACACGAATGGCTGGCCTCCGAAACCGTCGAAGCCTATTGTGGCCTTGGATCCGGCGGGCTGA
- a CDS encoding AAA family ATPase: MKFLRLRIANYRSIIASEVKFGSTGITLVLGPNEVGKTSLGEAIGLLFEYLDSSKHRDIEAIRPVHRDEGPEIELQAESGPYAFTYFKRFHKKPETKLTITRPNPENHTGREAHERAEAILRETLDIDLWKALTIQQGAAIHQPILTKQTSLSTALDKAAGGRPADPREEGLFEKVGEEHALYFTENGVERKELKEARKLQENTHTEVAEIEQQIRDLEQDIERAAVLQRELGQLKRREDELMAEVAAQTSSLEEIGTLENVLTAARLKLESEQKSEQAVRRDKETRQGFIDAVAKATKAHGDLEESTSMSLPASNQAEGDFKKSQAALNEADKKRKEADTLAALRRADFDYYNNKLHLDQLRERKERIDQARKNAAQAEEVLARNKVSSQTLQAIREAEKDLLTAKAKLETGAPHVLLHGLAECHVMIDGVDTTLDKGDDRSLSVADSLRLTLPRKLDIEITAGSSSEKLQKKVDDTQLALEDACKDAGVADPDEARRAFEERNEASRNVKSKEQVEKDNLRDLTYEQLERKLLGLQQSVPDYLAKRVRKPTICPDLASAKKERANAEAEQQKANGNLETARDALDAARDVRDGLSAKHQEARVQLDLLAKDIKRASENLDRARQSVPDDVLETTLTSAIRAVASEEGVVRTAEASLKATNPERVRALAETAKGSLQTTQNRRNAAQTELTEVQTRLKIRGEEGLHEKLHASQTNLERIETKNQSLFRCAASAKFLFEAMREERDKARRAYVGPLKEKIENLGRLVFDDSFQVEISEDLQIASRTVNGITVPFESLSGGTREQLSLIFRLACSIIVAKDGGTPLILDDALGYTDPDRLRLMGAVLAKAAKDCQIAIFTCVPDRYENVGEATIVPLR; the protein is encoded by the coding sequence CTACTTCAAGCGGTTCCACAAGAAGCCGGAAACCAAGCTCACGATCACACGGCCGAACCCCGAGAACCACACGGGGCGTGAAGCGCATGAACGCGCAGAGGCCATCCTCCGTGAAACCCTCGACATTGACCTATGGAAGGCGTTGACCATTCAACAGGGTGCCGCCATCCACCAGCCCATCCTGACGAAACAGACATCGCTTTCGACTGCGCTTGATAAGGCGGCGGGTGGTCGTCCTGCCGATCCGCGGGAAGAGGGGTTGTTCGAGAAGGTTGGGGAGGAACACGCCCTCTATTTCACCGAGAACGGGGTCGAACGGAAGGAACTCAAGGAAGCCCGCAAACTGCAAGAGAATACTCACACCGAGGTTGCCGAGATCGAGCAGCAGATCCGCGACCTCGAACAAGATATAGAGAGAGCAGCCGTCCTTCAGCGGGAGTTGGGACAACTGAAGAGGCGCGAAGACGAGTTGATGGCGGAGGTCGCTGCCCAAACTTCCTCGCTTGAGGAAATTGGCACACTGGAGAACGTCCTTACGGCGGCTCGCCTCAAGCTGGAGTCGGAGCAAAAGTCCGAGCAAGCGGTGCGGCGCGACAAGGAGACACGTCAAGGTTTCATTGACGCTGTTGCCAAGGCCACCAAGGCCCATGGGGACCTTGAAGAGTCCACCTCGATGTCGCTTCCGGCGTCGAACCAAGCCGAGGGAGATTTCAAGAAGTCCCAGGCTGCATTGAATGAAGCCGACAAAAAAAGGAAGGAGGCGGATACTCTTGCCGCTCTACGGCGGGCGGATTTCGACTACTACAACAACAAACTGCATCTCGATCAGCTCCGGGAACGCAAGGAACGCATTGACCAGGCCAGGAAGAACGCTGCCCAAGCGGAGGAGGTGCTGGCGCGGAACAAAGTGAGTTCCCAAACCCTCCAGGCAATCCGAGAAGCGGAAAAGGACCTGTTGACTGCCAAAGCGAAATTGGAGACGGGAGCGCCACACGTTCTTCTTCATGGTTTGGCTGAATGTCACGTGATGATTGACGGTGTGGACACCACACTTGACAAGGGCGACGACCGCTCCTTGTCGGTTGCTGATAGCTTGAGACTGACCCTTCCGCGGAAGCTGGATATTGAGATAACTGCGGGCTCCAGTTCGGAAAAACTCCAAAAGAAGGTCGATGATACTCAACTTGCTCTTGAAGACGCATGTAAAGACGCCGGCGTTGCCGATCCAGATGAGGCAAGAAGGGCATTCGAGGAGCGTAACGAGGCATCTCGGAATGTGAAAAGCAAAGAGCAGGTCGAGAAAGACAACCTTCGGGACCTGACCTACGAACAACTTGAGCGGAAACTGCTCGGCCTCCAGCAGAGCGTGCCCGACTATCTGGCCAAGCGTGTGCGGAAACCCACCATTTGCCCCGATCTCGCTTCGGCAAAGAAGGAACGGGCAAATGCAGAGGCAGAGCAACAGAAGGCGAACGGCAACTTGGAAACGGCGCGTGATGCCCTCGATGCCGCCCGCGACGTTCGTGATGGCTTGAGTGCAAAGCACCAAGAGGCGCGGGTGCAGCTCGATTTGCTGGCCAAAGACATCAAACGGGCAAGCGAGAACCTTGACCGGGCGAGGCAAAGTGTTCCCGATGACGTACTGGAGACGACGCTGACGAGTGCCATCCGGGCCGTGGCTTCCGAGGAAGGCGTCGTCCGAACTGCGGAAGCATCCTTGAAGGCCACGAACCCCGAGCGGGTAAGAGCATTGGCCGAGACGGCAAAGGGTTCTCTGCAGACAACGCAGAATCGCCGGAATGCGGCTCAGACGGAACTGACAGAAGTGCAAACCCGGTTGAAAATCCGCGGTGAGGAAGGACTTCACGAAAAACTGCACGCGTCGCAGACCAACCTTGAGCGGATTGAAACGAAGAACCAGTCGTTATTCCGGTGCGCCGCATCCGCCAAGTTCCTCTTTGAAGCTATGCGGGAAGAACGAGACAAAGCACGACGGGCTTACGTAGGCCCGCTCAAGGAGAAGATCGAAAACCTTGGCCGTTTGGTCTTCGATGACTCGTTCCAGGTGGAGATCAGCGAAGACTTGCAGATTGCCAGCCGGACGGTCAACGGTATCACGGTGCCGTTCGAGTCGTTGAGCGGTGGAACAAGGGAACAGCTTTCCCTGATCTTCCGCTTGGCCTGTTCGATTATCGTCGCCAAGGATGGCGGAACACCTCTCATTCTGGATGATGCGTTGGGCTATACGGACCCCGACAGGTTGCGCTTGATGGGAGCTGTCCTGGCCAAGGCCGCCAAGGACTGCCAGATTGCCATCTTTACGTGTGTGCCTGACCGGTACGAGAATGTCGGCGAAGCGACCATTGTTCCGCTGAGATGA
- a CDS encoding APC family permease: MNLHWIVLPLLNVAILVLFVKLLLTKNLLVYFKGGRWWLTWFSVAIITLMDELTSVFYAPSEAWRFIGENAIIYIALTSIFMHFSTTRMVEVAQILEKNNIKGGGVYSFSYLALGPTMSFIAVASIMVAYILTASISTVSAVGNGMSFLPLSFPLKIGLQLAIIWGIAGLNILGIKENARLTFSIFMGAAVVFLNLIAAGFLKVDQSNLSAIAASSRQVWGGLTAGVLPGFHSLIVGISMCILAYSGIESVVQTAGLVKNWKEVARAYIFLAVTVGIVTPVVAMLALSSKIDFAAHEGDLITHYATMLGGPFFGIVVGLLASITLIMAVNTAYVASSELIERVADRYNFRWIIKPNSRQSLYRIHIANGFLYTAIIFITSGSQKTLAEMYALGLLASFCINMGSLLIYRYFRGTKQIQEYNTSRFGTLIIFIIFLSCFIYLAVHKTHGTIMWASATVIALAVGFAVARKRAPEIKEIRKTDSPMDMIFYMAEAAEETVHVYFKRPKEEADVKAEPAAAFVSFYSPREGIPPKFGDNHFRFPLQAQNVQNRMLAMLELVRYELPHKRVVVHLGWPLSSWLDRMAVGVMVYGLMKLPKMFPEFSFVIEHFPPAKKPGP; this comes from the coding sequence ATGAATCTACACTGGATAGTCTTACCCCTGCTCAACGTTGCCATTCTTGTTCTCTTCGTAAAGCTCCTCCTCACCAAGAATCTTCTTGTTTACTTCAAAGGCGGGCGCTGGTGGTTGACTTGGTTTTCTGTGGCCATCATAACCCTGATGGACGAGCTCACTTCCGTTTTCTATGCCCCCAGTGAGGCATGGCGCTTCATAGGCGAGAACGCAATAATCTACATCGCCCTCACTTCTATCTTCATGCACTTTTCCACTACAAGGATGGTAGAAGTAGCGCAGATCCTGGAGAAAAACAACATAAAGGGCGGTGGGGTTTACTCCTTCTCATATCTTGCGCTCGGGCCCACGATGAGCTTTATTGCCGTGGCCTCTATCATGGTCGCCTACATCCTGACTGCCAGCATCTCAACTGTAAGCGCAGTCGGAAACGGCATGTCCTTCCTGCCTCTATCGTTTCCTCTCAAGATAGGCCTCCAACTCGCCATCATCTGGGGCATAGCCGGGCTCAATATCCTTGGAATCAAGGAGAACGCCAGGCTCACTTTCAGCATATTCATGGGAGCTGCAGTTGTCTTCCTTAATCTCATAGCGGCAGGTTTCCTGAAAGTGGACCAGAGCAATCTATCCGCAATAGCCGCAAGTTCGAGACAGGTATGGGGAGGATTGACGGCAGGCGTATTGCCAGGGTTTCATTCCTTGATAGTCGGTATTTCCATGTGCATCCTGGCTTATTCAGGTATCGAGTCGGTCGTTCAGACTGCCGGGTTGGTCAAGAATTGGAAGGAGGTTGCCCGCGCCTACATCTTCCTGGCTGTAACGGTTGGGATTGTGACGCCCGTAGTCGCAATGCTGGCTCTCTCTTCAAAGATTGACTTTGCAGCACACGAGGGAGACCTCATAACCCACTACGCCACTATGCTGGGTGGACCTTTCTTTGGAATCGTCGTAGGGCTTCTCGCCAGTATCACGCTTATCATGGCTGTAAACACGGCTTACGTGGCATCGAGTGAGTTAATAGAGAGGGTGGCGGACCGGTACAATTTCCGCTGGATTATCAAGCCAAACTCCCGTCAATCGCTTTATCGCATCCATATAGCCAACGGATTTCTCTATACCGCAATAATCTTCATCACAAGCGGCAGCCAGAAGACCCTGGCAGAGATGTATGCGCTCGGCTTACTCGCAAGCTTCTGCATAAACATGGGGAGTCTGCTTATCTATCGTTACTTCCGTGGTACCAAGCAAATTCAGGAGTACAATACCTCACGTTTTGGAACTCTCATAATATTCATCATTTTCCTGAGCTGCTTCATATACCTCGCCGTTCACAAGACCCACGGCACCATAATGTGGGCTTCTGCAACGGTCATTGCACTTGCCGTGGGGTTCGCCGTGGCACGGAAGAGAGCACCGGAGATAAAAGAAATACGAAAGACCGACAGCCCCATGGACATGATCTTCTACATGGCGGAAGCCGCGGAAGAGACAGTACACGTTTACTTCAAACGGCCAAAGGAAGAGGCGGATGTCAAGGCAGAGCCGGCCGCAGCATTCGTAAGCTTCTACTCTCCCAGAGAGGGGATTCCGCCAAAGTTTGGAGACAATCATTTCCGCTTTCCGCTTCAGGCGCAGAATGTTCAGAACCGTATGCTCGCCATGCTGGAATTAGTCCGGTACGAGCTCCCGCACAAGCGCGTGGTGGTTCATTTGGGATGGCCACTCTCTTCCTGGCTGGACCGGATGGCTGTCGGCGTTATGGTCTATGGCCTGATGAAATTGCCCAAAATGTTCCCGGAGTTCAGCTTCGTAATCGAACACTTCCCTCCCGCCAAGAAACCAGGTCCGTAA
- a CDS encoding flavin reductase family protein: protein MGKIVLDKFVDFYHYYPKVVAMVSTAHGGREDFMPAAWHCPISFDPPLYGVSVSPKRFTFGLIMEAKEFAIGFMPFEKADLIAKAGGLSGKDVDKFKETGARKDKPLKIRSPILADAYASYECKLYSHHTCGDHEWFVGEIVAVHYDEKAFAENGVMKLEYANPALYIGSDKYMAAKAVETRHFDRRLLGQKKA from the coding sequence GTGGGAAAGATTGTTCTGGACAAGTTTGTGGATTTCTATCACTACTACCCGAAAGTGGTTGCAATGGTGAGCACTGCTCACGGAGGCAGAGAGGATTTCATGCCTGCTGCGTGGCACTGTCCTATTTCCTTCGACCCGCCTCTTTACGGAGTATCTGTGTCTCCAAAGAGATTCACCTTCGGCCTGATCATGGAAGCAAAGGAGTTCGCAATCGGCTTTATGCCCTTTGAAAAGGCGGATCTCATAGCTAAGGCCGGAGGCCTAAGCGGCAAAGACGTGGACAAATTCAAGGAGACAGGTGCGAGGAAAGACAAGCCCTTGAAGATAAGAAGCCCTATCCTGGCCGATGCGTACGCGTCGTATGAATGCAAACTCTACAGCCATCACACTTGCGGAGACCATGAGTGGTTTGTGGGTGAGATTGTGGCGGTTCATTATGATGAGAAGGCTTTCGCCGAAAACGGCGTCATGAAACTGGAATACGCGAATCCGGCTCTGTATATCGGCTCCGACAAATACATGGCTGCCAAGGCAGTTGAAACCAGGCATTTTGACCGCCGTCTCCTGGGTCAGAAGAAGGCCTGA
- a CDS encoding cbb3-type cytochrome c oxidase subunit I, with protein sequence MNPRAKAGYNFFVFSAAVLLLQTFVFGLISAAQYVWPGFLFNILSFNMVRVFHINCLVFSLLAGFMGSTYYLLAEEGGRLHSEGIAKLNFWLLVLAVGLVLLGYLYMGLSHHYSSLFSEGREYIEAPRWADWAIVIITLLFLYNVFMTIKRRIGWNGITGILMLGLGGLAFFYLFGMKYFKNMTNDFFFWWWVIHLWVEGVWELIAAALYALLLVRLFGFPRERAIKYLYVEAGLVLFTGILGTGHHYYWIGTPEYWLLIGGFFSALEPLPLLVMVLDAVRISTKEKRIEHPNKLVKYWVMGGVIMHFIGAGVCGFIQTLPQVNRWTHGTQLTAAHGHIAFFGAYSMLIIAVTYYAIPRIKFGTDDFNQRRGMWAFWIMLIGLLGMVLSLTGAAMVQVFMERIGGLSFMQVQDYMRIFYVLRFVFGAFMSIGVVVFFLDVARPKPKLLRV encoded by the coding sequence ATGAACCCGAGGGCAAAGGCAGGATACAATTTCTTTGTTTTCTCAGCCGCTGTTCTGCTCCTCCAGACCTTCGTCTTCGGCCTTATCTCTGCAGCCCAGTACGTTTGGCCGGGGTTCCTTTTCAATATTCTCTCGTTCAACATGGTGCGCGTATTCCATATCAATTGCCTTGTTTTCTCTCTGCTTGCAGGATTCATGGGATCGACATACTACCTTCTCGCCGAGGAAGGCGGAAGGCTTCACTCCGAGGGCATCGCGAAGCTGAACTTCTGGCTGCTTGTCCTGGCTGTCGGACTTGTCCTCCTGGGTTATCTCTACATGGGTCTATCGCATCATTACTCATCACTGTTCTCAGAGGGAAGGGAATACATAGAAGCTCCCAGATGGGCCGATTGGGCAATTGTGATAATCACTCTTCTCTTTCTCTACAATGTATTCATGACAATAAAAAGAAGGATTGGCTGGAACGGGATAACCGGAATTCTCATGCTTGGCCTCGGCGGGCTGGCATTCTTCTATCTTTTCGGGATGAAGTACTTCAAGAACATGACCAATGATTTCTTCTTCTGGTGGTGGGTAATTCACCTCTGGGTCGAAGGTGTCTGGGAGTTGATTGCGGCCGCACTTTACGCTCTTCTGCTTGTCAGGTTGTTCGGCTTTCCGAGGGAAAGGGCGATAAAGTACCTCTACGTCGAAGCAGGGCTCGTTCTATTCACGGGGATTCTAGGGACAGGTCATCACTACTACTGGATTGGAACTCCAGAGTATTGGCTTCTCATCGGAGGGTTCTTCAGCGCACTCGAACCTCTTCCGCTTCTGGTCATGGTTCTTGATGCCGTGAGGATTTCAACGAAGGAAAAGAGAATTGAACATCCAAACAAACTCGTAAAATACTGGGTCATGGGCGGTGTCATCATGCATTTCATCGGAGCCGGCGTGTGTGGATTCATCCAGACGCTTCCCCAGGTGAACCGCTGGACTCATGGCACTCAGCTGACCGCAGCTCACGGCCACATAGCTTTCTTTGGCGCCTATTCGATGCTCATAATTGCTGTGACCTACTACGCCATTCCCAGAATCAAGTTTGGAACGGATGATTTCAACCAGAGACGCGGAATGTGGGCATTCTGGATAATGCTGATAGGACTCCTTGGGATGGTTCTCTCTCTTACCGGTGCCGCCATGGTTCAGGTCTTCATGGAAAGGATCGGCGGGCTTAGCTTTATGCAGGTTCAGGACTACATGCGTATCTTCTATGTGCTGCGCTTTGTCTTTGGTGCCTTCATGTCGATAGGGGTCGTTGTTTTCTTCCTCGATGTAGCTCGTCCGAAACCCAAGCTGCTCAGGGTGTGA